GACACCTGATTCGTGCACCACGCGGCCCCACCCTGGGCGGCACACGAGAAACCCGCGCCTCAAGGCGCCGTCCGCTTCCGGTTCCCGATGGACCCTTGTTGTCCAGCCTCCCTCGAGGCTTGTTCACGCGCGGCACCGTCTGCACGGTCCCGACACGACGCACCGCGCCGTCATTCGCCATCCGATAGCGCGAGCGGGACCCGCTCGATCAGAGCCGCCGAGGGCGGCCGGCCCCTGTCCACGGCCGAACGGAACCGGTCGTAGTTCTCGCGGGCGGCGGCGCGCGCCTGCCCGAGCGAGACCTCGGGGAACGACCCGAGCATCCGCTCATACGCGCGCCCGTTCC
The sequence above is drawn from the Acidobacteriota bacterium genome and encodes:
- a CDS encoding DUF4102 domain-containing protein, yielding MRRGRYYDGRGLFLRVLSRTRRYWIQRLWWNGRAYERMLGSFPEVSLGQARAAARENYDRFRSAVDRGRPPSAALIERVPLALSDGE